CCGCGTCTACAACGTCAAGGACCCGCGCGCGAAGATCCTCGGCGAGCGCTCGAAGGAACTCGGCGAGGCCGCCGGGACGCTCAAGTGGTACGAGATGTCGACCACCATCGAGGACTACCTCATGGAAGAGAAGGGACTGGCCCCCAACGTCGACTTCTACTCCGCGTCGACGTACTACCAGATGGGCATTCCCATCGACATCTACACCCCCATCTTCGCGATGTCCCGCGTCGGCGGCTGGGTCGCCCACGTCTTCGAGTACATCGAGGACAACCGCCTGATCCGCCCGCGCGCCCGCTACGTCGGCAAGAACCCCGACGAGACCACGTTCGTGCCGCTTGAGGAGCGGTAAGAAACCGTCCCGAGTGCGAGCGTAGCGAGCACTCGGTCTTTTTCGCCACCGAAAGACTCGCTTCGCTCGTCTTTCGAGCCTTGCTTCACTCCGTTCAGCAAGACCACGTTTTTGCCGTGAGCGATGGCCGCAGGCCATCCGAACGGGAAAAAGGTGGAGGGTGACCGCCTGATTCGCCCGCGCGCCCGCTACGTCGGCAAGAACCCTGACGAGACCACGTTCGTGCCGCTTGAGGAGCGATAGGTCCGTACCGCTACTGTTCGGCTGAAGAGTGGATTACTGACGGCCGTGAGCGCGTTTCATCGCGCGAACCGGGGCAGGGCAGGGCGGCCAGCATCCGGCGGCGACGCCGCCGGTTCCCGGAATCAGCACGAGATTCATTTCTTGTCGAGTCTCTCTAAAATCGGGCTCTACGGTAACGGACACGTAGTGACTGTCCGCGAACGAAGTGAGCGGTTCACCGAACGCGAGCATAGCGAGCGTTCGGCCTTTTTCGCCCACGTTTTTGCGCGGGGGTTGAGGGCGCGTAGCGCCCGAACCCCCCGTGGAAAAAGGTGGTTAGCCAAACACCGACTTGAACCGCGTCACGCCGTCGTCGGTACCGGCGATGACGAGCTTGTCAGTCGGTTCGATAGTCACGTCGGGGCTGAGGTCGGTGATGACTGCGCCGTCGCGTTCGATGGCGACGACCGTACAGCCCGTTCGCGAGCGGACATCGGCCTCGCCGAGCGTCGTATTACCGAGGCCGTTAGCGGCGACGCGGATGACCTCGACTTGCTGATCCATCGAGATGACGTCCTCGTCTTCGAGAATTGTGGAGGCGAGCATCCGGCCGCTGACCGTCGACAGCGCGAGGACGTAGTCAGCGCCCGCCCGATACATCTTCTGGACGTTCTCGCTTTCCTCGGCACGGGCGATGATTTCGACATCCGGATTGAGGTCGCGGATGACAAGCGTCGCGAACTCGGTGTCAGTGTCCGCCGACAGGGCGAGAATAACCGTTCTGGCTGCGCCGACGCCGGCGTGTCGCAGGTCCTCTGGCTCCGTGGCGTCGCCGACGACATCGACGCCCGGCTCATCGGTCTGATCGAGTACCGTATGCGGCACTCCGGCGTTCGTGAGCGCCGACGTGATCGTCTGACCGACCTCGCCGGCACCGATAATTACCGTCTCTCCACGGCGGAAGCCACGCACGCTGGAGAGGGTCATCTCCTTGAGTTGTTCCAGTTGGCGCTCGGTCCCCGAGACCAGCAGGACCGTGCTCCCGTCGAGTTCGGCGTCGGGGTCGGGCGGACTCACGAACTGACCGCGGAACCACGCACCGATGACGTTGACACCGGTTTCCTCGCGGATGCCACTGTCGGCCAGCGTCGTGCCGACGAGGTCGCTCCCGCGGTGGATCGGTAGTTCGGCGATGTCGAAGTCTTCGCCGATCTCTATCGAGTCCCCGAGCGTCGTCGAGACGCCGGTCGTGACCTTGCTCGCGAGGCTTTCGCCGAGCAGGCCACGCGGTGACAGGACGGCGTCGGCACCGGCGAGATCGTGATACTTCGCCCGGTCGGGCTCCTTGACGACGCTGACGGTCTGGACGGATTCGTCGACCTCGCGGGCGGTGAGGATTATGCTGGTGTTGACTTGGTCGGAGGCGTCGGCCACAAGCGCGCGGGCGGATGACAGGTGGGCCCGTTCGAGCCCGTCGACGGACTGCGGGTCGGCGTGAATGACGTTGTACCCGTCTTCGTAGAGGTTGTTAGCCCGGTCACGGTCCGGTTCGACGATAACGTAGTTGACGCCCCACGTGTCGAGTTCGGTGACAAGCGTCTCACCGCGGGGGGAGAACTGACAGATGACGACGTGGTCGCTGAGATCGTTCTCGACCGTGTTCGGGGCTGTCGTCTCCATCGCCTCTTCGAACAGCGGAAACAGCAACACCGGCAGCGCGAGGAAAATGAGCACGACGCCGGTGATGTCCATCACGATGACGAGCAGCCGCATCTCCGTGGTGCTCCACGGGGCGTCCGAGCCATATCCGGTTGTGGTGAACGTTTCGACCACAACGCGAAGCGACCGAAGGAACGGCTGTGGGTCGTTTTCGAATGCCGCCATGCCGTAGTCGTATGCGAACGCATACCCCAGAATGATGCCGCCAAGCGCGACGATATACACCAGCGTCCGTCGCAGCCAGGTATCCATCTACTACTTTCTGGGATACCGAGTGTAAAACAGTTCTGTCCGGCTAGCCAACGCTACCTTCAGGAGACGAGCGATAGGGTAAGCAACGCTACCCGTACGCTCTCCTGCACTTTCACTTTCACCGCGCTACGACGGGATTTAAGTCAATCGCGTTCGTTCTCCCGCGTGCAGTCACACGCTCCCCTTTCCGTTTCAGTACACTACCCAAACAGTCGCGGCTGTGGCACCTGCCGATACCGCATAGTCGGCCGACAGTATAACATGGTCCGGTGAATAGCCACTCCCATGCTCTCGTTTGAGGATGTCCTCGCGGCACAGGATACCGTCTCCGAAACGGCCAGACACACACCGCTTGATTACTCGCACACGTTTTCGGCGATGACCGGCGCGGATATCCATCTCAAGCTCGAACTGTTCCAGCGCACGGGGTCGTTCAAGATTCGAGGTGCGACCAACCGCATCGCGTCGCTCTCAGACGCTGAACGGGAGGCTGGTGTTGTCACAGCGAGTGCCGGCAACCACGCACAGGGTGTCGCACTGGCAGCCACGCGAATCGGCGTCGATTCGAAGATCGTGATGCCGGAACGGGCACCAGTCTCGAAGGTGAAGGCGACCCGGAGCTACGGCGGTAACGTAGTCCTCCACGGTCGGGACTACGACGCGGCCGCCGAACACGCTCACGAACTCGAGCGCGAGGAGGGCCGGACCTACGTCCACGCCTTCGACGACGAGAAAGTGATGGCAGGGCAGGGGACCATCGGACTGGAGATCTACGAGGACCTCCCCGGTGTGGATACGGTCGTCGTTCCTATCGGCGGCGGCGGACTCATCAGCGGTATCGCAACGGCGCTCAAAGGCAAGGACGAAAGCATCCGTGTCATCGGTGTACAGGCCGAGGGAGCCTCCAGCGTGGCCGAATCTCTGGAGAAAGGTCACCGCATCGAACGCGACAGCGTCGAGACCATTGCCGACGGCATCGCCACTCGCACTGTCGGTGAGCAGACGTTTGAGGTCATCAGCGAACGCGTCGACGAGGTCGTGACGGTGTCGGACTCGGAGATCGCTGTCGCCCTGACCACGCTACTTGAGCGCTCGAAAACGCTTGCCGAGGGTGCGGGTGCCGTCGCGTTGGCCGCCGTCATGGAGGAGAAGTTCGACTTCGAGGACGACGAGACGATCGTCCCCGCGCTGTGTGGTGGCAACATCGACCTGAATATGTTGACTAACGTCATCATGCGCGGCCTCGTCGAGACCGGCCGCTATCTCAAGATTCGGACCGTCCTACAGGACCGACCCGGCGCGCTGGAAGAACTCGTCGAGGTCCTTTCACGCGAGCAGGTCAACATCTACGGCATCGAGCACGACCGGACCAGCCGCGACGTAGCGATGAGTTCGGCCGAAGTCGAACTGGATCTGGAGACTCGCGGCCCCGACCACGTCGACGCACTCATCGACGCGCTCACCGACGAGGGGTATGAGGTCGACGTGCTCGTCTGACCGGACGGGCTGTGGCTCGAATGCTCACGCCCTCGGCTTCTTGCCGCTGTCGCTTGTCGCGGCTCTGCGTTGATTCCGGCGATGTTTTAGCCGCGGCGGCCACCGATTCGTGTATGCGATGGCCTGCACGTCCCGTCTCAGTCGAGACAACAGCACGGAGTGGAGGGCGCTGATGGACCCGCGAACGAAGGCCAGTCTGCTGTGGGGCGTCGTCGGGGGCCTCGCGTTTCTGGTTCTCGTTCAGGGCTACGAGCTGCTGGCCGGGACGCCGGTGTCGATATCGGCCAAAGCTGGTGTCGCCGTAGCCGTCGGTGTCGGGGCGACGCTTGCCTCCTACCGTATGCAGTCGCGGCTGTTCGGAAACGAAAGCCCTTAATCGCCCGCCCTCGCACTCTCGAAACACGAGCCAGGATGGCCGAACGGTAAGGCGCACGCCTGGAAAGCGTGTTCCCTTTCGGGATTCTGGGTTCAAATCCCAGTCCTGGCGTCTTCTGTGACTGACTGCGAGTGAGAAGCGACAGCGTCCGTTACATTTTCCTCCCGCCACTGTGCCCACCGCACCGTTTTCCCGCCCCCAGCACTGATACGTGAGCGATGGTCGACCAGCGTGACGGCGACGAGATAGACCTGCTGGACTCCTCGATTCGGACGACCAGCGGGGCGCTGTTCTCGACGACGCTGTTCGTTCTCAGCGGCATCGTCTACGCGTTCGTCACGTCGCCCGCGGCGACTGGGACGTACTTTTTCATCAGTATCTCAGTCTCACTCGTCCTCCGCCCGATTCGGGGCATCAGCCAGACGCTGCAGAAGGTCGGTAGCGAACGGGGCGAAGCGGTCGGCCCGTATCTCGGACTGGCAATGCTATTCGCCAGCGGATATCTCCTCGTCGCCGGCGGAGCTGTGGTTGCACTGGCCGGCCCCATTGTCAGCAACACGGTTGTTTCGCCGGGATTG
The Haloarcula sp. CBA1129 genome window above contains:
- a CDS encoding TrkA family potassium uptake protein; translated protein: MDTWLRRTLVYIVALGGIILGYAFAYDYGMAAFENDPQPFLRSLRVVVETFTTTGYGSDAPWSTTEMRLLVIVMDITGVVLIFLALPVLLFPLFEEAMETTAPNTVENDLSDHVVICQFSPRGETLVTELDTWGVNYVIVEPDRDRANNLYEDGYNVIHADPQSVDGLERAHLSSARALVADASDQVNTSIILTAREVDESVQTVSVVKEPDRAKYHDLAGADAVLSPRGLLGESLASKVTTGVSTTLGDSIEIGEDFDIAELPIHRGSDLVGTTLADSGIREETGVNVIGAWFRGQFVSPPDPDAELDGSTVLLVSGTERQLEQLKEMTLSSVRGFRRGETVIIGAGEVGQTITSALTNAGVPHTVLDQTDEPGVDVVGDATEPEDLRHAGVGAARTVILALSADTDTEFATLVIRDLNPDVEIIARAEESENVQKMYRAGADYVLALSTVSGRMLASTILEDEDVISMDQQVEVIRVAANGLGNTTLGEADVRSRTGCTVVAIERDGAVITDLSPDVTIEPTDKLVIAGTDDGVTRFKSVFG
- the ilvA gene encoding threonine ammonia-lyase, giving the protein MLSFEDVLAAQDTVSETARHTPLDYSHTFSAMTGADIHLKLELFQRTGSFKIRGATNRIASLSDAEREAGVVTASAGNHAQGVALAATRIGVDSKIVMPERAPVSKVKATRSYGGNVVLHGRDYDAAAEHAHELEREEGRTYVHAFDDEKVMAGQGTIGLEIYEDLPGVDTVVVPIGGGGLISGIATALKGKDESIRVIGVQAEGASSVAESLEKGHRIERDSVETIADGIATRTVGEQTFEVISERVDEVVTVSDSEIAVALTTLLERSKTLAEGAGAVALAAVMEEKFDFEDDETIVPALCGGNIDLNMLTNVIMRGLVETGRYLKIRTVLQDRPGALEELVEVLSREQVNIYGIEHDRTSRDVAMSSAEVELDLETRGPDHVDALIDALTDEGYEVDVLV